The following proteins are encoded in a genomic region of Ooceraea biroi isolate clonal line C1 chromosome 14, Obir_v5.4, whole genome shotgun sequence:
- the LOC105283271 gene encoding caltractin isoform X1, whose protein sequence is MASTSKKQPSGAVRKKNILKFELTEEQKADIKEAFDLFDPDGTGKIATKELKVAFRALGFEPTKEELRKLIADVDPDGLGKLSYEEFLHLMMVKMSEKDSKEDVIRAFRLFDDDDTGRISFKNLKRVAVELGENLTDEEIQEMIDEADKDGDGEISQEEFLRIMKKACLY, encoded by the exons ATG GCGTCCACATCTAAGAAGCAACCTAGTGGTGCCGTGAGGaagaagaatatattaaaattcgaaTTGACGGAGGAGCAGAAAGCTGACATAAAAGAAGCTTTCGATCTATTTGATCCGGATGGTACTGGAAAAATTGCTACCAAGGAGCTGAAAGTTGCCTTCAGAGCCCTGGGCTTCGAGCCAACGAAGGAAGAATTGAGGAAGCTAATAGCAGACGTCGATCCAGACGGTCTTGGCAAGTTGTCCTATGAAGAATTCTTACATTTAATGATGGTAAAGATGTCAGAAAAGGATTCAAAGGAGGATGTAATAAGAGCCTTTCGTCTGTTCGATGACGATGACACTGGAAGGATATCcttcaaaaatttaaaaagagtGGCAGTTGAATTGGGAGAAAATTTGACCGATGAGGAAATACAAGAGATGATCGATGAAGCGGATAAAGATGGCGATGGAGAGATATCACAGGAAGAATTTCTAAGGATTATGAAGAAAGCCTGTTTATATTAA
- the LOC105283273 gene encoding exosome complex component RRP43, translating to MDVQYKTIHPVKYLQDHLEQSIRPDGRKFLSFRPVSVNVSSIVQADSSAIFKLGNTTAVCGIKAELATPKVDTPDHGYVVPNVELSPLCSSRFRPGPPGEQAQVLSKCIDVILNNSAALDLKDLCICKSKLVWVLYCDILCLNYNGSVLDVCTGAIMAAFKTLALPEVNYNKETGVIVVHPKKKIPFTVRTLPVSVSFAIFDRQLLITDPTDDEEDLASGKFSIAIDDEDNFCYVHKPGGIPISANLFSKGLEMARTRAKSVRSVINAAISTLAVHDMETDT from the exons atggaTGTACAGTATAA aACAATCCATCCTGTAAAGTATTTACAGGATCATCTT GAGCAAAGCATTCGGCCAGATGGTAGAAAGTTCTTGTCATTTCGGCCAGTAAGCGTGAACGTCTCGTCAATTGTTCAGGCAGATAGTTCAGCGATTTTCAAATTGGGCAACACTACTGCAGTTTGTGGTATTAAAGCT GAATTGGCGACACCAAAAGTGGACACTCCAGATCATGGTTATGTAGTGCCAAATGTGGAATTGTCTCCTCTGTGTTCCTCAAGGTTCCGTCCAGGCCCGCCTGGTGAACAGGCACAAGTCCTTTCCAAGTGCATAGACGTCATATTGAACAATTCAGCCGCGCTTGACTTGAAGGATCTCTGCATTTGCAAAAGCAAATTAGTATGGGTCTTGTATTGCGATATTTTGTGTCTAAATTACAACGGCTCAGTTCTAGACGTTTGTACCGGAGCAATAATGGCAGCTTTTAAAACGT TGGCCCTGCCTGAAGTGAACTATAATAAGGAAACGGGAGTGATTGTTGTGCAtccaaaaaagaaaattccatTTACCGTAAGAACGCTTCCAGTTTCTGTTTCGTTTGCGATATTTGACAG GCAACTACTGATAACTGATCCTACGGATGACGAAGAGGATTTAGCTTCAGGAAAATTCTCTATTGCGATAGACGACGAAGATAACTTTTGTTACGTGCATAAACCTG gtGGAATCCCAATTTCCGcgaatttattttccaaaGGATTGGAAATGGCAAGAACAAGAGCAAAATCAGTTAGATCAGTAATTAACGCTGCTATTTCGACGCTTGCAGTGCACGATATGGAAACAgatacgtaa
- the LOC105283274 gene encoding proteasome subunit alpha type-1, which produces MFRNQYDSDVTVWSPQGRLHQVEYAMEAVKLGSATVGLKNKTHAVLIALKRASSELSAHQKKIIPIDKHMGISISGLTADARILSRYMRTECLNYKYAHDDTLPVSRLISSLGNKMQTCTQRYDRRPYGVGLLVAGYDDQGPHIYQTCPSANYFDCKAMAIGSRSQSARTYLEKHLNEFLSSDLNDLVKHGLRALRDTLPNEVDLSVKNVSIAVVGKDHDFTILDETETATYLTQIEGDDKRGRPSEPAVQDDSRPPQDPPADEGPQDPQVAIAMETD; this is translated from the exons ATG TTCCGCAACCAGTATGACAGTGACGTGACAGTATGGAGTCCGCAAGGACGTCTGCATCAAGTAGAATACGCCATGGAAGCAGTGAAGCTAGGATCAGCTACTGTAGGtctcaaaaataaaacacacGCCGTTCTTATTGCGCTCAAGAGAGCGTCATCGGAGTTGTCGGcccatcaaaagaagatcatacCAATAGACAAGCACATGGGAATCAGTATCTCAGGTTTAACTGCGGATGCAAGAATATTGAG CCGTTACATGCGGACCGAATGCCTGAACTACAAGTATGCTCACGATGACACGTTACCCGTGAGCCGCTTGATCTCATCTCTGGGAAACAAAATGCAGACATGCACGCAGAGATACGATAGACGCCCGTACGGCGTCGGTTTACTCGTGGCAGGATATGAT GATCAAGGGCCACATATATATCAGACGTGTCCCTCGGCAAATTATTTCGATTGTAAAGCGATGGCTATAGGATCTCGGTCTCAGAGCGCACGGACATATCTGGAGAAACATTTGaatgaatttttatcatcTGATCTAAACGACCTGGTGAAGCATGGCCTCAGAGCACTACGTGACACCTTACCCAATGAAGTCGATCTGTCAGTAAAG AATGTATCAATCGCAGTAGTAGGGAAGGATCACGATTTCACCATTCTCGATGAAACCGAAACGGCGACTTACTTGACTCAAATCGAGGGCGATGATAAACGCGGAAGGCCTTCGGAGCCGGCCGTGCAGGACGACAGCAGGCCTCCACAGGATCCTCCTGCCGACGAAGGTCCGCAGGATCCTCAAGTCGCCATTGCCATGGAGACAGATTAA
- the LOC105283275 gene encoding lipoyl synthase, mitochondrial codes for MTRAHSLSRRIRWNELKSSVASPIHVFRNVENLRYPVSCSFHFTCLRTSTENDKTFSEKLANGPRFEDFLKDKKYDGKLKLEKGESGRLRLPPWLKTEIPIGKSYSNLKAQLRQLRLSTVCEEARCPNIGECWGGGSHGTATATIMLMGDTCTRGCRFCSVKTARVPPPLDAEEPVNTASAITDWGLDYVVLTSVDRDDLKDGGASHIASTVKELKKRSNILVECLVPDFRGNEDCVATIVNSNLDVYAHNIETVERLTPFVRDRRAQYRQSLAVLKAAKKLNPKLITKSSIMLGLGETDEEVEQTMRDLRDVGVDALTLGQYMQPTKRHLKVIEYVTPEKFKAWENLGNELGFLYTASGPLVRSSYKAGEYFLTNILKQRKKSQRIDDQSSLETRTKDIV; via the exons ATGACCCGTGCGCATTCACTCTCACGGCGAATTAGGTGGAACGAACTGAAGAGCTCCGTTGCATCTCCTATTCACGTTTTCCGCAA CGTCGAGAATCTCAGATACCCTGTTAGCTGCAGTTTTCATTTTACG TGCTTGCGGACTTCAACGGAGaatgataaaacattttctgaaAAACTAGCAAATGGTCCACGATTCGAAGACTTTctgaaagataaaaaatatgatggaAAGTTAAAATTGGAAAAAGGGGAGTCGGGCCGACTGAGGTTACCACCATGGCTAAAAACGGAGATACCTATAGGCAAGAGTTATAGTAATTTAAAAGCTCAGTTAAGACAATTACGTCTAAGCACAGTCTGCGAGGAAGCCAGATGCCCAAACATTGGGGAATGTTGGGGCGGAGGTAGTCATGGCACAGCAACCGCTACTATCATG CTAATGGGAGATACGTGCACACGCGGCTGTCGTTTCTGTTCTGTTAAGACTGCACGTGTACCACCGCCGTTGGACGCAGAAGAGCCAGTTAACACTGCTAGCGCAATAACAGACTGGGGCTTGGACTATGTTGTTCTAACATCAGTGGATCGCGATG ATCTGAAAGATGGTGGGGCTAGTCACATCGCATCCACTGTTAAGGAACTCAAAAAGAG GAGTAATATTCTGGTGGAGTGTCTAGTACCAGATTTTAGGGGGAACGAGGACTGCGTTGCCACGATCGTAAATTCCAATCTGGACGTGTACGCACATAATATCGAAACTGTGGAGAGACTAACTCCCTTCGTTCGAGATAGACGTGCTCAGTACag GCAATCACTGGCAGTGTTGAAAGCAGCTAAGAAGCTCAATCCGAAGTTAATCACGAAATCGTCGATAATGTTAGGCCTGGGTGAGACCGACGAGGAAGTCGAGCAGACTATGCGGGACTTGAGGGACGTTGGTGTGGACGCTCTGACATTGGGACAGTACATGCAGCCCACCAAGAGACACTTGAAAGTCATCGAATACGTAACGCCTGAGAAATTTAAAGCGTGGGAAAACCTGGGAAATGAATTAGGTTTCCTGTACACTGCTAGCGGTCCGTTAGTGCGATCATCGTACAAAGCTGGCGAATATTTCttgacaaatatattaaagcaaCGGAAGAAGAGTCAGCGGATCGACGACCAGTCGTCTCTTGAAACGCGAACCAAAGATATTGTGTAA
- the LOC105283269 gene encoding ubiquitin carboxyl-terminal hydrolase 46 isoform X3, with protein sequence MGANISQLERDIGSDQFPPNEHYFGLVNFGNTCYSNSVLQALYFCRPFREKVLEYKARNKRTKETLLTCLADLFYSIATQKKKVGSIAPKKFIARLRKEKEEFDNYMQQDAHEFLNFLINHINEIILAERTQSKPAGGKCGAGDAVGSPPEPTWVHEIFQGILTSETRCLNCETVSSKDEDFFDLQVDVDQNTSITHCLRCFSNTETLCSDNKFKCDHCSSYQEAQKRMRVKKLPMILALHLKRFKYVEQYNRHIKVSHRVVFPLELRLFNTSDDAVNPDRLYDLVAVVIHCGSGPNRGHYISIVKSHGFWLLFDDDMVDKIDASTIEDFYGLTSDIQKSSETGYILFYQSRDCS encoded by the exons ATG GGTGCAAACATATCACAATTAGAAAGAGATATTGGCTCTGATCAGTTTCCACCTAATGAACATTATTTTGGTTTAGTCAAT TTTGGTAACACCTGTTATAGTAACTCAGTACTGCAAGCTTTATATTTTTGTCGACCATTTAGAGAGAAAGTCTTAGAATACAAAGCTAGAAACAAACGAACTAAAGAGACACTATTAACATGCCTAGCAGACTTATTTTATAGTATCGCAActcaaaagaaaaaagtaggTTCCATAGCACCAAAAAAGTTTATTGCCAGActgaggaaagagaaag AggaatttgataattatatgcaaCAGGATGCGCATGAGTTTTTGAACTTTCTAATAAATcacataaatgaaattatccTGG CAGAGAGAACTCAAAGCAAGCCGGCCGGAGGAAAGTGTGGGGCAGGGGATGCTGTTGGCTCGCCACCGGAGCCCACATGGGTTCACGAGATATTCCAAGGAATACTGACCTCGGAAACACGCTGCCTTAACTGTGAGACTGTTTCTAGCAAAGACGAGGACTTTTTTGATCTACAAGTTGACGTAGACCAGAACACTTCGATCACGCACTGCCTCAGATGCTTCTCCAATACTGAAACCCTGTGTAGCGACAACAAATTTAAATGCGATCATTGCAGTAGTTATCAAGAAGCTCAG AAACGAATGAGAGTCAAGAAACTACCTATGATCCTGGCATTGCATCTAAAGAGATTTAAATACGTAGAACAGTATAATCGTCATATAAAAGTTTCTCACAGGGTAGTTTTCCCATTGGAACTCAGGCTTTTCAATACT AGTGATGATGCTGTAAACCCAGATCGTTTGTATGATTTGGTGGCAGTTGTGATACATTGTGGAAGTGGGCCTAATCGAGGGCATTACATTTCTATAGTTAAAAGTCATGGATTCTGGTTGCTCTTTGACGATGACATGGTCGAT aaaattgaTGCATCAACTATAGAAGATTTTTATGGACTTACGTCAGATATTCAAAAGAGCTCTGAAACTGGTTATATTCTGTTCTATCAATCGCGAGATTGtagttaa
- the LOC105283269 gene encoding ubiquitin carboxyl-terminal hydrolase 46 isoform X1, translating to MCALYSFATVTVALFLRIIGANISQLERDIGSDQFPPNEHYFGLVNFGNTCYSNSVLQALYFCRPFREKVLEYKARNKRTKETLLTCLADLFYSIATQKKKVGSIAPKKFIARLRKEKEEFDNYMQQDAHEFLNFLINHINEIILAERTQSKPAGGKCGAGDAVGSPPEPTWVHEIFQGILTSETRCLNCETVSSKDEDFFDLQVDVDQNTSITHCLRCFSNTETLCSDNKFKCDHCSSYQEAQKRMRVKKLPMILALHLKRFKYVEQYNRHIKVSHRVVFPLELRLFNTSDDAVNPDRLYDLVAVVIHCGSGPNRGHYISIVKSHGFWLLFDDDMVDKIDASTIEDFYGLTSDIQKSSETGYILFYQSRDCS from the exons ATGTGTGCGCTGTACTCTTTTGCCACCGTGACTGTCGCGCTTTTTTTACGGATAATA GGTGCAAACATATCACAATTAGAAAGAGATATTGGCTCTGATCAGTTTCCACCTAATGAACATTATTTTGGTTTAGTCAAT TTTGGTAACACCTGTTATAGTAACTCAGTACTGCAAGCTTTATATTTTTGTCGACCATTTAGAGAGAAAGTCTTAGAATACAAAGCTAGAAACAAACGAACTAAAGAGACACTATTAACATGCCTAGCAGACTTATTTTATAGTATCGCAActcaaaagaaaaaagtaggTTCCATAGCACCAAAAAAGTTTATTGCCAGActgaggaaagagaaag AggaatttgataattatatgcaaCAGGATGCGCATGAGTTTTTGAACTTTCTAATAAATcacataaatgaaattatccTGG CAGAGAGAACTCAAAGCAAGCCGGCCGGAGGAAAGTGTGGGGCAGGGGATGCTGTTGGCTCGCCACCGGAGCCCACATGGGTTCACGAGATATTCCAAGGAATACTGACCTCGGAAACACGCTGCCTTAACTGTGAGACTGTTTCTAGCAAAGACGAGGACTTTTTTGATCTACAAGTTGACGTAGACCAGAACACTTCGATCACGCACTGCCTCAGATGCTTCTCCAATACTGAAACCCTGTGTAGCGACAACAAATTTAAATGCGATCATTGCAGTAGTTATCAAGAAGCTCAG AAACGAATGAGAGTCAAGAAACTACCTATGATCCTGGCATTGCATCTAAAGAGATTTAAATACGTAGAACAGTATAATCGTCATATAAAAGTTTCTCACAGGGTAGTTTTCCCATTGGAACTCAGGCTTTTCAATACT AGTGATGATGCTGTAAACCCAGATCGTTTGTATGATTTGGTGGCAGTTGTGATACATTGTGGAAGTGGGCCTAATCGAGGGCATTACATTTCTATAGTTAAAAGTCATGGATTCTGGTTGCTCTTTGACGATGACATGGTCGAT aaaattgaTGCATCAACTATAGAAGATTTTTATGGACTTACGTCAGATATTCAAAAGAGCTCTGAAACTGGTTATATTCTGTTCTATCAATCGCGAGATTGtagttaa
- the LOC105283269 gene encoding ubiquitin carboxyl-terminal hydrolase 46 isoform X2, whose product MCALYSFATVTVALFLRIIGANISQLERDIGSDQFPPNEHYFGLVNFGNTCYSNSVLQALYFCRPFREKVLEYKARNKRTKETLLTCLADLFYSIATQKKKVGSIAPKKFIARLRKEKEEFDNYMQQDAHEFLNFLINHINEIILERTQSKPAGGKCGAGDAVGSPPEPTWVHEIFQGILTSETRCLNCETVSSKDEDFFDLQVDVDQNTSITHCLRCFSNTETLCSDNKFKCDHCSSYQEAQKRMRVKKLPMILALHLKRFKYVEQYNRHIKVSHRVVFPLELRLFNTSDDAVNPDRLYDLVAVVIHCGSGPNRGHYISIVKSHGFWLLFDDDMVDKIDASTIEDFYGLTSDIQKSSETGYILFYQSRDCS is encoded by the exons ATGTGTGCGCTGTACTCTTTTGCCACCGTGACTGTCGCGCTTTTTTTACGGATAATA GGTGCAAACATATCACAATTAGAAAGAGATATTGGCTCTGATCAGTTTCCACCTAATGAACATTATTTTGGTTTAGTCAAT TTTGGTAACACCTGTTATAGTAACTCAGTACTGCAAGCTTTATATTTTTGTCGACCATTTAGAGAGAAAGTCTTAGAATACAAAGCTAGAAACAAACGAACTAAAGAGACACTATTAACATGCCTAGCAGACTTATTTTATAGTATCGCAActcaaaagaaaaaagtaggTTCCATAGCACCAAAAAAGTTTATTGCCAGActgaggaaagagaaag AggaatttgataattatatgcaaCAGGATGCGCATGAGTTTTTGAACTTTCTAATAAATcacataaatgaaattatccTGG AGAGAACTCAAAGCAAGCCGGCCGGAGGAAAGTGTGGGGCAGGGGATGCTGTTGGCTCGCCACCGGAGCCCACATGGGTTCACGAGATATTCCAAGGAATACTGACCTCGGAAACACGCTGCCTTAACTGTGAGACTGTTTCTAGCAAAGACGAGGACTTTTTTGATCTACAAGTTGACGTAGACCAGAACACTTCGATCACGCACTGCCTCAGATGCTTCTCCAATACTGAAACCCTGTGTAGCGACAACAAATTTAAATGCGATCATTGCAGTAGTTATCAAGAAGCTCAG AAACGAATGAGAGTCAAGAAACTACCTATGATCCTGGCATTGCATCTAAAGAGATTTAAATACGTAGAACAGTATAATCGTCATATAAAAGTTTCTCACAGGGTAGTTTTCCCATTGGAACTCAGGCTTTTCAATACT AGTGATGATGCTGTAAACCCAGATCGTTTGTATGATTTGGTGGCAGTTGTGATACATTGTGGAAGTGGGCCTAATCGAGGGCATTACATTTCTATAGTTAAAAGTCATGGATTCTGGTTGCTCTTTGACGATGACATGGTCGAT aaaattgaTGCATCAACTATAGAAGATTTTTATGGACTTACGTCAGATATTCAAAAGAGCTCTGAAACTGGTTATATTCTGTTCTATCAATCGCGAGATTGtagttaa
- the LOC105283269 gene encoding ubiquitin carboxyl-terminal hydrolase 46 isoform X4 — translation MCALYSFATVTVALFLRIIGANISQLERDIGSDQFPPNEHYFGLVNFGNTCYSNSVLQALYFCRPFREKVLEYKARNKRTKETLLTCLADLFYSIATQKKKVGSIAPKKFIARLRKEKEEFDNYMQQDAHEFLNFLINHINEIILAERTQSKPAGGKCGAGDAVGSPPEPTWVHEIFQGILTSETRCLNCETVSSKDEDFFDLQVDVDQNTSITHCLRCFSNTETLCSDNKFKCDHCSSYQEAQKRMRVKKLPMILALHLKRFKYVEQYNRHIKVSHRVVFPLELRLFNTSDDAVNPDRLYDLVAVVIHCGSGPNRGHYISIVKSHGFWLLFDDDMVDNIVFFLFSEN, via the exons ATGTGTGCGCTGTACTCTTTTGCCACCGTGACTGTCGCGCTTTTTTTACGGATAATA GGTGCAAACATATCACAATTAGAAAGAGATATTGGCTCTGATCAGTTTCCACCTAATGAACATTATTTTGGTTTAGTCAAT TTTGGTAACACCTGTTATAGTAACTCAGTACTGCAAGCTTTATATTTTTGTCGACCATTTAGAGAGAAAGTCTTAGAATACAAAGCTAGAAACAAACGAACTAAAGAGACACTATTAACATGCCTAGCAGACTTATTTTATAGTATCGCAActcaaaagaaaaaagtaggTTCCATAGCACCAAAAAAGTTTATTGCCAGActgaggaaagagaaag AggaatttgataattatatgcaaCAGGATGCGCATGAGTTTTTGAACTTTCTAATAAATcacataaatgaaattatccTGG CAGAGAGAACTCAAAGCAAGCCGGCCGGAGGAAAGTGTGGGGCAGGGGATGCTGTTGGCTCGCCACCGGAGCCCACATGGGTTCACGAGATATTCCAAGGAATACTGACCTCGGAAACACGCTGCCTTAACTGTGAGACTGTTTCTAGCAAAGACGAGGACTTTTTTGATCTACAAGTTGACGTAGACCAGAACACTTCGATCACGCACTGCCTCAGATGCTTCTCCAATACTGAAACCCTGTGTAGCGACAACAAATTTAAATGCGATCATTGCAGTAGTTATCAAGAAGCTCAG AAACGAATGAGAGTCAAGAAACTACCTATGATCCTGGCATTGCATCTAAAGAGATTTAAATACGTAGAACAGTATAATCGTCATATAAAAGTTTCTCACAGGGTAGTTTTCCCATTGGAACTCAGGCTTTTCAATACT AGTGATGATGCTGTAAACCCAGATCGTTTGTATGATTTGGTGGCAGTTGTGATACATTGTGGAAGTGGGCCTAATCGAGGGCATTACATTTCTATAGTTAAAAGTCATGGATTCTGGTTGCTCTTTGACGATGACATGGTCGAT aatattgttttttttttattttcagaaaattga